Proteins encoded by one window of Candidatus Micrarchaeia archaeon:
- a CDS encoding site-specific DNA-methyltransferase, translating to MIKLMQGDCLEVMKGIPDGSIDLILCDLPYGTTACKWDTVIPFEPLWAQYKRVIKGNGAIVLFGSEPFSSALRMSNIKQYKYDWVWDKITGRGHLVAKIRPMAQHENIIVFGQGKIQYNPQMILMDKPQRGKSMESSRTSIMGGKTTGKSEAIIRTHKYPKTIITQGVDGKYVHPTQKPVALLEYLIKTYTNEGETVLDNCMGSGSTGVACVNTGRNFIGIELDEGYFKIATDRINGAGAQVKLL from the coding sequence TGACGGTTCAATCGACCTGATACTATGCGACTTGCCGTATGGCACAACCGCTTGCAAGTGGGACACCGTGATACCGTTTGAGCCTTTGTGGGCGCAGTACAAGCGGGTGATAAAGGGCAACGGGGCGATAGTGCTGTTTGGAAGTGAGCCGTTTTCAAGCGCATTGAGAATGAGCAACATTAAACAGTATAAGTATGATTGGGTATGGGACAAAATAACAGGCAGAGGACATTTAGTCGCTAAAATCAGACCAATGGCACAGCATGAAAATATTATTGTGTTTGGGCAAGGTAAGATTCAATACAACCCACAAATGATTTTGATGGATAAACCCCAACGGGGTAAATCAATGGAATCGAGCCGAACATCTATTATGGGTGGGAAAACAACAGGCAAGAGCGAAGCAATAATCAGAACACACAAATATCCTAAAACAATAATCACGCAAGGTGTAGATGGTAAATATGTTCACCCAACACAAAAGCCAGTTGCCTTGCTTGAATATTTAATTAAAACTTACACCAACGAAGGTGAAACAGTATTAGACAACTGCATGGGTTCAGGCAGTACAGGCGTGGCGTGTGTGAATACTGGGCGCAACTTCATCGGGATAGAGTTGGACGAGGGATATTTCAAGATTGCAACCGACCGGATAAACGGCGCAGGTGCACAGGTGAAACTATTATGA